TATTCCTATGAATAGGTAATCCTCCACTTATCCCATATGCAGCACTATGTCTCTCACTTCCAACATCATGACATGATTTATCAGCTGCCTTCCCAAGCTCAACTTTGTcagtattatttttgttttcattctcatcattctcatccttttctttctttttcgaGATTTTCTCCTGAAGGCTCTTGTATGCTGCTGACTTCAACAAAATGCTCATAGCAGATATCTTTTTGTGCTTCATTCTTTCTGGAGACACACCCAGACGCGGCATTTCATAGGGTTCAGTGGGCTTGATTGACCATTCCAGAGATTTAAGTTCACTAGCAACATCATCAGGACCTCCAATATTTGTTTCATCTAATGCTTTTGACCGAAAATCAGTCTGACTAGATTTATTTGGTCCCCAccatttgatgtaatttgacAAATCAATCTTCCTGTCAGCGCTATAACCACCAGCATATTCACTTCCTGTAGTCATCTCATCACCTGCACCTTTAGTAGTAGCAAACCTTGGTCAGTACATGAATCATTAGGAAGAAAATGTCAACGAcagaaattcatatttatattggGTATTATATGCCACAGTTCAAAGTCATTCTCACCATAGAGTGCACTCTTGGTGTAGTCAGTTCCAGGCGTACGACCAAATTGTGAATCCCATCGACTATTTAGAGATAGGAGAATATAGCGAGCGAAGTCATAAACAAAGCCAAAGTTCAGTTTACAATTATCCAGGCattaaaaacatttaaaactAGCATGCCCTGGTAAATGGAATCTTAAAGATGACAAATGGACCAAATTTTGTGCATAATCCGGAGCATACCTGGAAAGGGGGCGATATTTGGAGATGCCCCTAGAGAAACCACTACTCTTCCTGCAGATGATGTGACTTGTAAGCACTAACACACTATCATGAGTGACatcatcatataaatatattctaacCTCCGAAGGGATGCTAGATAATCCTCCCTCGAGACGTTTTGCATTTCCTCGAGGTCCCTAGTATAATCTGTCACCTGCACAGCCCCTTTGGTTCAGAAAGAAGAGTAAAATTGCAATAGCTACAAAGTGAGTCATATCCTAAGAAGAAGTATAGCAATTAGGAACACAGAGACTCAAAATGAAATGCAGTTGATGACATCAATTCACCAAACGGAGTCCAGCTCAGAAACTTCTTACAggaaaattaattagtgtcCCAGGGCCCCAATATTTCAGAGCGGCTAGATCATAGGCTCTCGCTGCTGCTTCCTCGTCATCATATGCACCTTTACAAATTTTGTATGGAGAAAGAATCAATACGGCGTTANNNNNNNNNNACATAAAAATTACTTACCCAAGTAAACTGCCCACATCGACCAGGCACCAATACACAATTTCGCAGCAACGAGAGAAGGGAAACATGAGATAGATAAGATCCTCGgttttacaaaattgaaactCCAATTAGCACCAACTATATAGAGTCCGTGCAGAAGGGAGAAGaagattaagaaaaagaaaattttcaccTTGCTTTCCCTTCttattttggttttggttCCAGGTACTTTTATCCCAAAGATGTGCTTCATAACGACCAGTCCATCGATGCCTACTCTCGTGGAAACAGAAGCACAATAAAAAAGTTAGATGTCAGTAACAGCACAATACAAGAGTGACGGAGATTATGCTTTCAAGCAGGTTAACAGTGTTACGTCAGATGTTAATTCAATCAGTGTACAAATAAAACCATCTACCATGACGATAAACAATTCCAGCACTTGAAAGAATCAGGTACAAGCAAGACACATCACATGTTTGACGGTTACTATATACCTGGTAACACCTCGATAAATGGAGCTGCGCTTGCCGGCCGTGCAAGGGGGCATTTTACTGATGCGCTCTTTCGCCGTGCatcctctctctttcttaGCTTTCTTCAACCCTCTATAGAGCAAAAGCTGATCACTTCCCaacggcggcggcggcggcgctTCAGAACTTTCTCCACCGCCTGTCTCTTCAGGTTTGGCGGCATGGTCCGAGGAAGAGGAAGCCATGACTTGTTCAATTCTACCTTTGCTGCAGAGAGAAAATTGAAACTAATCGTTGGAGAGACAAAAAGAGGGTGCGAGTGCGGACTGGAGTGGTTTGATTTTTGCACCGTACGGGGAAATCTACAGGGGAAGGAGGAGAATCTTAAAATGACGGAAATATCCTGGCaatattttggtaatttgTCGGGGTTGAAAAAGGTTGAGGGTGGGTTCTGCGGAAAAACCATAGGAATCCTTACCAACGGCTACGAGGACAAATAAGGGCATTCTTGTCCTTTCGGCCGTTTTGAAACTGTTGTTGATGAGGAGACCGACCACGTGGTGCTCCATAATCAAAACACCTCTCTACTGgaatttcatcatcatcaggaTCAGGTTTTTATACGGACTGGGCGAGCCCACATTACATCCAACGGCCCAAAAGAAAAGGGATTCTGCTCAGCCCATTTATGCAGGCTAACCCAAAATGCTATAACCTGCTTAGATGGT
This genomic window from Sesamum indicum cultivar Zhongzhi No. 13 linkage group LG12, S_indicum_v1.0, whole genome shotgun sequence contains:
- the LOC105175841 gene encoding AP2-like ethylene-responsive transcription factor At2g41710 isoform X2 yields the protein MASSSSDHAAKPEETGGGESSEAPPPPPLGSDQLLLYRGLKKAKKERGCTAKERISKMPPCTAGKRSSIYRGVTRHRWTGRYEAHLWDKSTWNQNQNKKGKQVYLGAYDDEEAAARAYDLAALKYWGPGTLINFPVTDYTRDLEEMQNVSREDYLASLRRKSSGFSRGISKYRPLSSRWDSQFGRTPGTDYTKSALYGDEMTTGSEYAGGYSADRKIDLSNYIKWWGPNKSSQTDFRSKALDETNIGGPDDVASELKSLEWSIKPTEPYEMPRLGVSPERMKHKKISAMSILLKSAAYKSLQEKISKKKEKDENDENENKNNTDKVELGKAADKSCHDVGSERHSAAYGISGGLPIHRNMYPLAPLLSAPLLTSYNSIDPLTDPILWSSLVPVLPTGSSRTNEVTKNESSSDYTFFQQGE
- the LOC105175841 gene encoding AP2-like ethylene-responsive transcription factor At2g41710 isoform X3 yields the protein MASSSSDHAAKPEETGGGESSEAPPPPPLGSDQLLLYRGLKKAKKERGCTAKERISKMPPCTAGKRSSIYRGVTRHRWTGRYEAHLWDKSTWNQNQNKKGKQVYLGAYDDEEAAARAYDLAALKYWGPGTLINFPVTDYTRDLEEMQNVSREDYLASLRRKSSGFSRGISKYRPLSSRWDSQFGRTPGTDYTKSALYGAGDEMTTGSEYAGGYSADRKIDLSNYIKWWGPNKSSQTDFRSKALDETNIGGPDDVASELKSLEWSIKPTEPYEMPRLGVSPERMKHKKISAMSILLKSAAYKSLQEKISKKKEKDENDENENKNNTDKVELGKAADKSCHDVGSERHSAAYGISGGLPIHRNMYPLAPLLSAPLLTSYNSIDPLTDPILWSSLVPVLPTGSSRTNE
- the LOC105175841 gene encoding AP2-like ethylene-responsive transcription factor At2g41710 isoform X1 yields the protein MASSSSDHAAKPEETGGGESSEAPPPPPLGSDQLLLYRGLKKAKKERGCTAKERISKMPPCTAGKRSSIYRGVTRHRWTGRYEAHLWDKSTWNQNQNKKGKQVYLGAYDDEEAAARAYDLAALKYWGPGTLINFPVTDYTRDLEEMQNVSREDYLASLRRKSSGFSRGISKYRPLSSRWDSQFGRTPGTDYTKSALYGAGDEMTTGSEYAGGYSADRKIDLSNYIKWWGPNKSSQTDFRSKALDETNIGGPDDVASELKSLEWSIKPTEPYEMPRLGVSPERMKHKKISAMSILLKSAAYKSLQEKISKKKEKDENDENENKNNTDKVELGKAADKSCHDVGSERHSAAYGISGGLPIHRNMYPLAPLLSAPLLTSYNSIDPLTDPILWSSLVPVLPTGSSRTNEVTKNESSSDYTFFQQGE